A part of Blastocatellia bacterium genomic DNA contains:
- a CDS encoding DASS family sodium-coupled anion symporter produces the protein MTRSQPTRDNGLTIAEWRFDRLRRQSGFVLAPLVFIGLLLYPMPSLTPQAHRLAAIAAATAVLWMTESLPLPVTALLAATACVVLRVAKAQEVFPTFADPVIFLFIGSFILARAIFVHHLDRRLAEYVINLPWIGARPARVLWAMGALTFFISMWISNTATAAMMLPIGLSIIGRLPTVNGELLPQDRRYAAALMLIIAYAASVGGIATPVGTPPNVLTMGFLRQLTPYSISFFGWMLVALPITLLIFGLIALLLAWSSPASVNELSLVNAPARGSLTRAQRSVAIAFTLTVTLWILPGAIGIFLGPDHPWSRALQEVLPESVASLIGAVSLFILPADPEVPGVTRRAMRWSEAAAIDWGTVLLFGGGLTLGHLLRQTGLAEQIGEALKGLVQVDSPLGAGLLMIFVATLVSVLMSEFLSNTASATMLIPIVIATAQSAQLHPLPATLGAAFGATMGFMLPVSTPPNAIAYGSGYIPITRMVRYGVFLDVIGIITITVGVYLLSSLIQ, from the coding sequence ATGACGCGCTCTCAACCGACACGGGATAATGGCCTGACCATCGCCGAGTGGCGCTTTGACCGGTTGCGGCGACAGTCGGGGTTTGTGCTGGCCCCTTTGGTGTTTATTGGCTTGCTGCTGTATCCCATGCCGTCGCTCACGCCGCAGGCGCATCGTCTGGCCGCCATTGCAGCGGCCACCGCGGTGCTATGGATGACTGAAAGTCTCCCCTTGCCTGTCACCGCGTTGCTGGCGGCCACGGCTTGCGTTGTGTTGCGGGTGGCAAAAGCGCAGGAGGTCTTTCCCACATTTGCTGATCCGGTCATCTTTCTGTTCATCGGATCGTTTATTCTCGCGCGGGCAATTTTTGTTCATCACTTGGATCGGCGGCTAGCCGAGTATGTGATCAATCTGCCCTGGATTGGCGCTCGTCCGGCGCGTGTGTTGTGGGCGATGGGCGCGTTGACGTTTTTTATTTCGATGTGGATCAGTAACACGGCGACGGCTGCCATGATGCTGCCCATTGGTCTTTCGATTATTGGCCGATTGCCTACAGTTAATGGAGAGCTGCTGCCGCAGGACCGCCGCTATGCCGCCGCGTTGATGCTCATCATCGCTTATGCGGCATCGGTTGGTGGCATTGCAACGCCAGTGGGAACGCCGCCGAATGTGCTGACGATGGGTTTTCTCCGGCAACTGACGCCCTACAGCATCTCATTCTTTGGCTGGATGTTGGTTGCGTTGCCGATTACGTTGCTGATCTTCGGGCTCATCGCTCTCTTGTTGGCGTGGTCATCACCGGCGTCGGTCAATGAGCTTTCGTTAGTCAATGCGCCCGCGCGTGGCTCGCTGACTCGGGCGCAGCGAAGCGTCGCCATTGCTTTTACGCTGACGGTCACGCTCTGGATACTTCCCGGCGCCATAGGAATTTTCCTTGGCCCGGATCATCCCTGGTCACGTGCGTTGCAAGAGGTGTTGCCGGAAAGCGTGGCCTCGCTCATTGGCGCGGTCTCGCTCTTCATTCTGCCGGCTGATCCAGAGGTGCCCGGCGTCACTCGTCGCGCGATGCGATGGTCTGAGGCAGCGGCTATTGATTGGGGCACGGTGTTGCTGTTTGGCGGCGGGCTCACGCTGGGCCACTTGTTACGTCAAACCGGGTTGGCCGAGCAGATTGGTGAAGCGTTGAAGGGCCTGGTGCAGGTTGACTCGCCTCTCGGCGCCGGGCTGCTGATGATTTTCGTCGCCACGCTCGTCAGCGTGCTGATGAGCGAATTCCTATCAAACACCGCATCGGCCACCATGCTGATTCCAATTGTGATTGCGACGGCTCAAAGCGCCCAGCTTCATCCGCTGCCGGCGACGCTTGGCGCCGCCTTCGGCGCGACGATGGGATTCATGTTGCCCGTTTCCACACCGCCCAACGCGATTGCTTACGGCTCCGGCTATATCCCAATCACGCGAATGGTTCGGTATGGAGTGTTCCTTGATGTGATCGGCATCATTACCATTACGGTTGGTGTCTATCTGTTAAGTTCGTTGATTCAATGA
- a CDS encoding thiazole synthase: METRDDSLIIAGHTFRSRLIIGTGKYTSPQIMQQAHERSGAELVTVAVRRINLDRREDSLLNYIDLTKFKLLPNTAGCYTADEAIRTAHLAREALQTPFIKLEVIGDEQTLFPDNQATLEAAARLVKEGFIVMPYVTDDLIIAKKLVDVGVAAVMPLAAPIGSGLGIQNFSTLRILREMVTEVPLIVDAGVGTASDATIAMELGYDGVLMNTAIAQAKNPPLMAEAMKHAIIAGRQAYLAGRIPKKLYATASSPLEGVVR; encoded by the coding sequence ATGGAGACACGAGATGATTCTCTCATCATTGCCGGGCACACGTTCCGCTCCCGGCTGATCATTGGCACAGGCAAATATACTTCTCCGCAGATCATGCAGCAAGCGCACGAGCGCAGCGGGGCTGAGCTTGTCACAGTTGCGGTCCGGCGCATCAACCTGGATCGTCGTGAGGACTCGCTGTTGAATTACATAGACCTGACCAAATTCAAGCTCCTACCCAATACGGCAGGTTGTTACACTGCTGACGAAGCGATTCGCACAGCGCATCTGGCCCGCGAAGCGCTTCAGACGCCGTTTATCAAGTTGGAGGTCATTGGCGACGAACAAACGCTGTTTCCCGACAATCAAGCGACGTTGGAGGCAGCGGCTCGCTTAGTTAAAGAAGGGTTCATTGTCATGCCCTACGTTACCGATGATTTGATCATTGCCAAAAAGCTTGTTGATGTCGGCGTTGCTGCGGTCATGCCGTTGGCGGCGCCGATTGGGTCGGGACTGGGCATTCAAAATTTTTCCACCCTGCGTATCTTGCGTGAGATGGTCACGGAGGTGCCGTTGATCGTGGACGCCGGCGTCGGCACAGCTTCGGATGCGACCATCGCAATGGAGCTTGGTTACGACGGCGTGCTGATGAACACGGCGATTGCTCAAGCCAAGAATCCGCCGTTGATGGCTGAGGCCATGAAGCACGCGATTATCGCCGGGCGGCAGGCCTATCTGGCTGGGCGAATTCCTAAGAAACTTTATGCCACGGCCAGTAGCCCATTGGAAGGTGTTGTCCGGTAG
- the tadA gene encoding tRNA adenosine(34) deaminase TadA has product MSVPLDHVWMQFALDEAEDALKRDEVPIGAVVVLEERIIGRGHNRVITDHDPTAHAEIVALRDAAQTIENYRLVDATLYVTIEPCAMCAGALVNARIKRLVYGAKDEKAGAVESVFGICTDPRLNHQVQVQGGVLEQECREIIQSFFRQKRANSQ; this is encoded by the coding sequence ATGAGTGTGCCGCTTGATCACGTGTGGATGCAATTTGCCCTGGACGAGGCAGAGGATGCCCTCAAGCGGGACGAAGTGCCTATTGGGGCGGTTGTTGTCCTTGAAGAGCGCATTATCGGGCGGGGACACAATCGCGTCATTACGGATCATGATCCGACGGCGCATGCCGAAATTGTCGCGCTTCGGGATGCCGCTCAAACGATTGAGAACTATCGGCTCGTTGATGCCACGCTCTATGTAACGATTGAGCCGTGTGCCATGTGCGCCGGAGCGTTAGTCAATGCCCGGATCAAACGATTGGTGTATGGAGCGAAAGACGAAAAAGCGGGCGCGGTTGAATCGGTGTTTGGTATTTGCACGGATCCACGGCTGAATCATCAGGTTCAGGTTCAAGGCGGCGTGCTTGAGCAAGAGTGCCGTGAGATCATTCAGTCCTTTTTTCGTCAAAAGCGTGCCAATTCGCAGTGA
- a CDS encoding MFS transporter, whose protein sequence is MNEENYRQPFDKALPGRRLHPTVIAAGWASFLNDASSEMIYPLLPVFLTSGLGISIWWVGVIEGIAESTASLVKLISGWISDRWRRRKQLVLIGYLLAAVSRPLLAVAVTGWQVLGLRFADRIGKGIRGAPRDALVADYTEASDRGLAYGYHRMMDHAGAVAGPLLAAFLLATFEVGYRAMFAWAAVPAALCVITVWIFVKEPAWKQPQAQTWPAQSLTHCWRTVDGRLKGLLLAVGLFALGNSSDAFLILRARELGVRLELIPIIWIVLHLSKSLLSIPGGVLSDRIGRRSTILMGWMIYALVYIGFAYSWAAWQAWALFAVYGLYFGLTEGVERAFVADVVKPEERGTAFGLYNFVIGVAALPASVVFGGMWQTIGFRGAFLFGAGLALAACVVLILLTRRMQATDECAA, encoded by the coding sequence GTGAATGAAGAAAACTACCGCCAACCGTTCGACAAAGCTCTGCCTGGTCGCCGACTCCACCCGACGGTGATTGCTGCTGGCTGGGCCAGTTTTCTCAACGATGCCAGCAGCGAGATGATTTATCCGTTGTTGCCTGTCTTCCTGACAAGCGGATTAGGTATCAGCATCTGGTGGGTTGGTGTTATTGAAGGCATTGCTGAGAGCACGGCCAGTTTGGTTAAGCTCATTTCCGGGTGGATTTCGGATCGCTGGCGCAGGCGAAAGCAACTGGTTTTGATCGGTTATTTGCTGGCTGCGGTTTCTCGACCGCTGCTGGCTGTGGCTGTGACCGGCTGGCAAGTTTTAGGACTTCGCTTCGCGGATCGTATCGGCAAAGGCATTAGAGGAGCGCCGCGCGATGCATTGGTTGCAGACTATACGGAGGCGTCTGATCGTGGATTGGCCTATGGCTATCATCGCATGATGGATCATGCCGGCGCTGTAGCCGGGCCGTTGTTGGCGGCATTTTTGTTGGCCACATTCGAGGTAGGGTATCGGGCAATGTTCGCCTGGGCAGCGGTGCCGGCGGCGTTGTGTGTCATCACAGTTTGGATATTTGTCAAAGAGCCAGCCTGGAAACAGCCTCAAGCACAAACATGGCCAGCGCAGTCACTGACACATTGTTGGCGGACTGTAGATGGGCGGTTGAAAGGGTTATTGTTAGCTGTCGGGTTGTTTGCCTTAGGAAATTCCAGTGATGCGTTCTTGATTTTACGAGCAAGAGAGCTTGGTGTGAGGTTGGAGCTCATTCCTATCATTTGGATCGTGCTCCACTTGAGCAAGTCGTTACTCTCGATTCCGGGTGGGGTATTGTCAGATCGCATTGGCCGCCGCTCGACAATTCTGATGGGGTGGATGATTTACGCCTTGGTGTACATTGGCTTCGCTTATTCGTGGGCGGCGTGGCAGGCATGGGCATTGTTTGCTGTTTATGGCTTGTACTTTGGGCTTACGGAAGGCGTCGAGCGCGCGTTTGTGGCTGATGTCGTGAAGCCAGAGGAACGAGGAACGGCGTTTGGCTTATATAATTTTGTCATTGGGGTTGCTGCCTTGCCGGCCAGTGTAGTATTTGGCGGCATGTGGCAGACGATTGGTTTTCGAGGGGCGTTTCTTTTTGGAGCTGGGCTAGCGCTGGCTGCCTGTGTGGTGTTGATACTGCTAACCAGGAGGATGCAAGCGACTGATGAGTGTGCCGCTTGA
- a CDS encoding sulfurtransferase, which translates to MRKGLLVLVSLMMLLGMSHAATRNRYAQPDMLVETDWLARHLDNPRIRIVDTRSVEAYASGHIPGAVHFDTAKLRTTDSETEYIPLPEDFVVMMGQLGISPKTRVVIYDDRGGVVGVRLWFVLDYYGHRKVSLLNGGWNKWIKEKRPVTTETPMVAKTAFTVRPNRQTVCTLEQVKTSLHNPNVMIVDARSPDEYTGKDKQRNQRGGHIPGAVNIEWKNNLADDGTFKSADQLWRLYRQAGLKPDKEIVTYCQSGGRASHTLFVLRLIGFQRSRAYYGSWQEWGNRDDTLVETATPQPNTLPERE; encoded by the coding sequence ATGAGAAAGGGATTGCTCGTTCTGGTATCCTTGATGATGTTGCTGGGCATGAGCCATGCCGCGACTCGCAACCGCTATGCTCAGCCTGATATGCTTGTGGAAACAGACTGGCTGGCTCGTCATCTGGACAATCCACGCATTCGAATTGTTGATACTCGCTCTGTTGAGGCGTATGCCAGCGGGCATATTCCTGGTGCCGTGCATTTTGATACGGCCAAGCTCCGCACTACGGATAGTGAGACTGAATACATTCCGCTGCCTGAAGATTTCGTGGTGATGATGGGGCAGTTAGGCATTTCTCCAAAGACCCGCGTGGTGATCTACGATGACCGCGGCGGCGTCGTTGGCGTGCGACTTTGGTTTGTGTTGGATTATTACGGGCACCGCAAGGTGAGTCTCCTCAATGGCGGGTGGAACAAGTGGATCAAGGAAAAGCGGCCTGTGACGACAGAAACGCCGATGGTCGCCAAAACGGCATTCACAGTCAGGCCCAACCGCCAAACGGTTTGTACTTTAGAGCAAGTGAAAACGAGTTTGCACAACCCGAATGTTATGATTGTTGATGCGCGGTCGCCGGATGAGTATACTGGCAAAGACAAGCAGAGAAACCAGCGCGGTGGGCATATCCCCGGCGCGGTGAATATTGAATGGAAGAATAATCTCGCAGATGATGGGACGTTTAAGTCAGCCGATCAATTGTGGCGTTTATACCGGCAGGCGGGCCTCAAGCCTGACAAAGAAATTGTTACCTATTGTCAGAGCGGCGGTCGTGCGTCGCACACATTGTTTGTTTTGCGATTGATTGGTTTTCAGAGGAGTCGCGCTTATTACGGCTCGTGGCAGGAATGGGGCAATCGTGATGACACGTTGGTTGAGACGGCCACTCCGCAACCGAACACCCTTCCCGAGCGTGAATGA
- a CDS encoding ATP synthase F0 subunit C gives MRTKLRSVVLSMGTFLAFSVPVFAQGQASHSGGMTDKSWMAIAIALGMAIAAGLAALADSRAISAACEGAARNPGAAARIQTLMLIGLVLIETLVLFTFAMIFLKIPTLTL, from the coding sequence ATGCGGACCAAGCTACGTTCTGTTGTTCTTTCGATGGGGACGTTTTTAGCATTCTCGGTGCCCGTTTTTGCACAGGGGCAAGCATCGCATAGCGGTGGCATGACCGACAAATCATGGATGGCCATCGCCATTGCGCTAGGCATGGCCATTGCGGCTGGCCTGGCAGCCTTGGCTGACTCACGAGCGATCAGCGCGGCCTGTGAAGGAGCGGCGCGTAATCCTGGCGCTGCCGCGCGTATTCAGACGTTGATGCTGATCGGGTTGGTGCTCATCGAAACGTTGGTGTTGTTTACGTTCGCGATGATCTTTCTGAAAATTCCTACGCTCACTCTATAA
- the atpB gene encoding F0F1 ATP synthase subunit A → MIGIMMSLAPQAAEHAAGHSDSSGHHVSIITEWVNHLLGPAVYQLQKAIMPSLYGLFGAEWHGDANMPIPNHMVMFFIAVLISTVVLYWLRGKLSVERPTNRQQVFELLIDGIRSLIRENIGPHGMKYFPVIGTFAVLIGVCNLMGLIPFLQPPTANFNVTLALAVMSFLYYNYVGIKENGLFGYLKHFAGPSAAMAVLFFPVEIISNLARIVSLSMRLLWNIFGDETLAGAFAQIFAWVLPIMLMPLALFVALMQAFIFTMLSILYVSEVTHHHEAHEVSITREEAHGVPAQA, encoded by the coding sequence ATGATTGGGATCATGATGAGTTTGGCGCCACAGGCCGCAGAGCATGCTGCTGGGCATAGCGACTCAAGTGGACACCATGTTTCGATCATTACTGAGTGGGTTAACCATCTGCTTGGTCCGGCGGTGTATCAGCTTCAGAAAGCGATCATGCCGTCATTGTATGGATTATTTGGCGCGGAGTGGCACGGTGACGCCAATATGCCGATTCCGAACCACATGGTAATGTTCTTCATCGCCGTCTTGATTTCGACGGTAGTTTTGTATTGGTTACGAGGCAAGCTTTCGGTTGAACGGCCCACTAATCGGCAGCAAGTGTTTGAATTATTGATTGACGGGATTCGCAGTTTAATTAGGGAAAATATCGGGCCGCATGGAATGAAATATTTTCCCGTGATTGGCACGTTTGCTGTGTTGATCGGAGTCTGCAATTTGATGGGGCTGATTCCATTTCTTCAACCTCCGACGGCGAATTTCAATGTGACGCTGGCGTTGGCTGTGATGTCGTTTCTTTATTACAACTATGTTGGCATTAAAGAAAACGGACTCTTCGGTTATCTCAAGCATTTCGCCGGGCCGAGTGCAGCCATGGCGGTATTGTTTTTCCCGGTAGAGATTATTTCCAATTTGGCTCGTATTGTTTCGTTATCCATGCGGTTGCTGTGGAATATATTTGGTGATGAAACGCTAGCGGGAGCATTTGCTCAAATCTTTGCCTGGGTATTGCCGATCATGTTAATGCCGTTGGCATTGTTTGTCGCGCTGATGCAAGCGTTCATCTTCACGATGCTCTCGATTCTTTATGTGAGTGAGGTGACTCATCATCATGAGGCGCATGAAGTGAGTATTACGCGGGAGGAAGCGCATGGTGTGCCTGCGCAAGCATGA
- a CDS encoding ATP synthase subunit I, with product MDLNKVSSYDSDIVPTRRRLEVNTYLVFAGMIITSLVVGDSRAIFGTLLGGGLGLLNYRWLSSSLSVIIPTAAQINRVPRWTAAKFVLRYVVVGSAIGLALWSGWFDLLWLVIGFCCCVIALMMEAVYQIWLMMGRSEEGIK from the coding sequence ATGGATTTGAACAAGGTGTCTAGCTACGATAGCGATATTGTACCGACTCGCCGACGGCTAGAAGTGAACACGTATCTCGTATTCGCTGGGATGATCATAACGTCGCTCGTTGTGGGGGATTCAAGAGCCATTTTCGGGACGCTGCTTGGAGGAGGACTAGGTTTGCTCAATTACCGCTGGCTTTCTTCGAGTTTGAGTGTAATCATCCCGACGGCTGCTCAGATTAACCGTGTTCCTCGCTGGACAGCGGCAAAATTCGTATTGCGGTATGTGGTGGTTGGTTCAGCTATAGGATTGGCTTTGTGGAGTGGCTGGTTTGATTTGTTATGGTTGGTTATTGGCTTTTGTTGTTGTGTTATTGCCTTGATGATGGAAGCGGTGTACCAAATTTGGCTGATGATGGGACGTAGCGAGGAGGGGATAAAATGA
- a CDS encoding twin-arginine translocase TatA/TatE family subunit, with product MTELIIILLIILLLFGARRLPELARGLGESIRAFKKGVAEPQLEDKQQSSNTHETERLPEKLG from the coding sequence ATGACTGAACTAATCATCATCTTGTTGATCATTCTCCTGCTGTTTGGTGCGCGACGATTGCCTGAATTAGCTAGAGGACTGGGAGAAAGCATCCGTGCTTTCAAGAAAGGAGTGGCTGAACCCCAATTAGAAGACAAACAACAATCATCAAACACACATGAAACTGAGCGCCTACCCGAAAAATTAGGCTGA
- the dnaN gene encoding DNA polymerase III subunit beta: MLQIKVKKSDFQQELGLVQSVVEKRATIPILSNILIESSEAGIIIHGTDLDVSLQTQCPAVVDSSGGVAIDARKLFEIVRSLPEAEIHLKGDENNRVSLQCERVRFKIAGLGKENFPQIPKFPSARLSIPGGTFKACIARTIFATTQEESRYALSGIQLEALSDNVLRMVATDGHRLAIVDKQIETSLWEEGLKVLIPKKALHECSKLIANPDEFVDISVDENHVYFRVGHRELAARLLTGQFPNYEMVLPKDNDRIAQVSSEAIAAALRRVSLVSDERSHAVKLEFQSGRIELTSRGSVSDEEAVEDLLADYEGDPFEISFNSRYLLDFFNVVDAADVRIELMSNTSPALIRPATEQEGYRYVVMPMRV; encoded by the coding sequence ATGTTACAAATCAAAGTCAAAAAATCCGATTTTCAGCAAGAATTGGGACTTGTGCAATCGGTCGTAGAGAAAAGAGCGACAATTCCAATTCTTTCCAATATCCTCATTGAATCGTCCGAGGCTGGCATTATCATTCATGGAACCGACTTGGACGTTAGTTTGCAAACCCAATGCCCTGCTGTAGTGGACTCTTCGGGTGGTGTGGCCATTGATGCAAGGAAACTATTTGAGATTGTCCGCAGTCTACCCGAGGCGGAGATTCACCTCAAGGGCGATGAAAATAACCGTGTTAGTTTGCAATGCGAGCGGGTGCGCTTCAAAATAGCCGGTTTGGGAAAGGAAAATTTTCCCCAGATTCCCAAATTTCCGTCGGCACGGTTGAGTATACCAGGTGGTACATTCAAAGCCTGCATTGCGCGAACCATATTTGCAACCACGCAGGAAGAATCGCGGTATGCGCTGTCGGGCATTCAACTGGAGGCGCTCTCCGATAACGTTTTGAGAATGGTTGCGACTGATGGGCATCGGTTGGCGATTGTTGATAAGCAAATTGAGACGTCGCTATGGGAAGAAGGTCTGAAGGTATTGATTCCCAAGAAGGCGCTTCATGAGTGCAGCAAGCTGATTGCGAACCCCGATGAGTTTGTTGACATCAGCGTGGATGAAAATCACGTCTATTTTCGCGTTGGTCATCGGGAGTTGGCGGCTCGCCTGTTGACCGGTCAATTTCCAAACTATGAGATGGTTTTGCCCAAGGACAATGATCGGATTGCTCAAGTCAGTAGTGAAGCGATAGCAGCGGCGCTGCGGCGCGTCTCACTGGTAAGCGATGAGCGCAGTCATGCTGTGAAGTTGGAGTTTCAGTCTGGGCGCATTGAGTTAACGTCTCGAGGCAGCGTAAGTGATGAAGAGGCAGTTGAGGATTTGCTGGCCGATTACGAAGGTGACCCGTTTGAGATCAGTTTCAACAGTCGTTACTTACTAGACTTTTTCAACGTTGTTGACGCTGCTGATGTGCGGATTGAATTGATGAGCAACACAAGTCCAGCATTGATCCGGCCGGCCACTGAGCAAGAGGGGTATAGATATGTTGTTATGCCGATGAGAGTGTAG
- the dnaA gene encoding chromosomal replication initiator protein DnaA, with translation MATWESILGMIEKRVNHQSYSAWFLSMNFIEIKDNNIIVEVANEMFRDWVVDNYMDVIKDSLKELNLGHLQMRFIIKGQNNSPQPDNNLPIQTPIKLDNQNSFFDLEEEEFASPAARFVDIEPVDLPLNPKYTFETFVVGASNQFAHAAAMAVAESPSKAYNPLYIYGGVGLGKTHLMHAVGHAIKARNKHLRLCYISSERFMNELINSIRYDKTLTFREKHRNIDILLMDDIQFLAGKERTQEEFFHTFNALYDAQKQIVISSDCPPKDIPTLEERLHSRFEWGLIADIQPPDLETKVAILKRKAEQEKIDLPDNVALFIASKIKSNIRELEGALVRLVAYSSLTGSPINLALAQETLKGIIDENEKNITIELIQKVVAEHYGVRVADLKSKNNSRSVAFPRQVAMYLCKRLTKASFPEIGRVFGGKHHTTVLHSYNKISELYEKQEDFHRFINSLISRF, from the coding sequence ATGGCGACGTGGGAGTCAATTCTAGGAATGATTGAGAAAAGGGTGAATCATCAGAGTTATAGCGCGTGGTTTTTATCCATGAATTTCATAGAAATTAAAGACAATAACATCATCGTTGAGGTTGCCAATGAGATGTTCCGTGATTGGGTGGTAGATAACTACATGGATGTTATTAAAGACTCACTAAAAGAACTAAACTTAGGTCATTTACAGATGCGATTCATCATAAAAGGACAAAACAACTCCCCTCAACCTGATAATAACCTCCCTATACAAACACCAATAAAACTTGACAATCAGAACTCGTTTTTCGATTTAGAGGAAGAGGAATTTGCCTCACCCGCAGCGAGATTCGTTGATATTGAACCTGTTGACTTACCGCTAAATCCCAAGTACACGTTTGAAACGTTTGTCGTAGGAGCCTCGAACCAATTCGCCCACGCAGCAGCCATGGCTGTTGCTGAATCGCCGTCAAAAGCATACAACCCGCTTTATATTTATGGTGGTGTAGGCCTAGGAAAAACCCACCTCATGCATGCCGTAGGACACGCCATAAAAGCCCGCAACAAGCATTTAAGGTTATGTTACATATCCTCCGAACGATTCATGAACGAGCTAATTAATTCAATTCGATATGATAAGACTTTGACTTTCCGTGAAAAACACAGGAACATTGACATTCTTCTCATGGATGATATCCAATTCCTAGCCGGAAAAGAGCGAACCCAAGAGGAGTTTTTCCATACGTTTAATGCGCTGTACGATGCTCAAAAGCAGATCGTTATTAGCAGCGACTGCCCTCCCAAGGATATTCCCACTTTGGAAGAACGGCTGCATTCACGCTTCGAATGGGGCTTGATTGCTGATATTCAACCGCCTGATTTGGAAACCAAAGTGGCTATCCTCAAACGAAAGGCAGAACAGGAAAAAATTGACCTTCCTGACAACGTTGCTCTTTTCATCGCAAGCAAAATAAAATCCAATATCCGTGAACTGGAAGGAGCGCTTGTTCGACTTGTAGCTTACTCCTCTCTGACAGGATCACCTATAAACCTAGCCCTTGCCCAAGAAACTCTGAAAGGAATCATTGATGAAAATGAAAAAAACATCACAATTGAGCTTATTCAGAAGGTCGTTGCCGAACATTATGGGGTACGAGTGGCAGACCTAAAGTCCAAAAACAATTCGCGCAGTGTCGCTTTTCCTCGTCAAGTTGCGATGTACCTTTGCAAAAGACTAACGAAAGCTAGTTTCCCTGAGATAGGAAGGGTGTTCGGAGGTAAGCACCATACCACTGTTTTGCATAGCTATAATAAGATTAGCGAGCTATACGAAAAACAAGAAGATTTCCACAGATTTATCAACAGCCTAATTTCTAGATTTTAG
- a CDS encoding polymer-forming cytoskeletal protein, whose translation MKFRNLKAPQVRGFLDLGTEIVGDLRFSDVLHLHGRLKGGIFSEGELVIGEHGLVEGNVEVAVLTLGGTITGNVVATEKIHLLSTGRVQGDIFTPILKVDEGAMLEGVVNTIRPNEKEPSTLIREPKSSILADTNGVHTG comes from the coding sequence ATGAAATTTCGCAATCTCAAAGCTCCTCAAGTACGTGGATTCCTCGATCTAGGAACAGAAATCGTTGGAGATTTACGATTTTCCGATGTTCTTCACCTACACGGAAGGCTTAAGGGAGGTATATTTTCCGAAGGAGAACTCGTCATAGGTGAACATGGTCTTGTCGAAGGAAACGTTGAGGTTGCTGTACTAACATTAGGCGGGACAATCACTGGAAACGTGGTTGCTACTGAAAAGATTCACCTATTATCCACAGGTCGAGTCCAGGGAGATATTTTCACACCTATCCTCAAAGTTGATGAAGGTGCAATGCTGGAAGGTGTTGTCAACACCATAAGGCCTAATGAAAAAGAGCCTTCTACTTTAATCCGAGAACCAAAATCGTCCATCTTGGCCGACACAAACGGTGTACATACCGGGTAA
- a CDS encoding ParB/RepB/Spo0J family partition protein, with protein sequence MTRRALGRGLSALLAEAQPREEQFIEVDIDSIDPSEYQPRTSFNTQKLEELAQSIRENGIVQPLLVRRNGFRYQLISGERRWRASQMAGLKRVPVVVRDIPDEKVLELSLIENIQRENLNPIEEAQAFQKLIDVLGITQEEVAKRVGRDRTSITNYVRLLKLPKDIQELVEQERLSMGHARAILGLMTLDLQRQLAHEVIAKGLSVRATEQAVQKLNNATKKVTNKKPKQQVTFDANVHAAVEKLRRKLNTQIRVFPTAKGGKLEIEFYSDEDFDRIYKILMQ encoded by the coding sequence ATGACAAGAAGAGCGCTCGGCAGGGGGCTTAGTGCATTACTAGCTGAAGCCCAACCTCGCGAGGAACAGTTTATAGAAGTTGACATTGACTCTATTGATCCCAGTGAGTATCAACCTCGAACCAGCTTCAATACCCAAAAACTAGAAGAGTTAGCACAATCTATTCGCGAAAACGGGATCGTGCAACCGTTACTAGTTCGTCGAAATGGATTTCGATACCAACTAATATCTGGCGAGCGCCGTTGGCGTGCTTCCCAAATGGCTGGGCTAAAAAGGGTTCCTGTTGTTGTTCGCGATATACCCGACGAAAAGGTCCTTGAACTTTCCCTGATAGAAAATATTCAACGCGAAAATTTGAATCCAATCGAAGAAGCTCAAGCTTTTCAAAAACTTATTGATGTGCTGGGGATAACCCAGGAGGAGGTAGCTAAGCGAGTGGGACGAGATCGAACTTCGATAACGAACTACGTTCGCTTACTTAAACTTCCAAAAGACATTCAGGAGCTGGTAGAGCAGGAGCGCCTTTCAATGGGTCACGCTCGTGCAATTTTGGGACTCATGACGCTTGACTTGCAACGACAACTCGCCCATGAGGTTATTGCGAAAGGCCTTTCTGTCCGTGCCACAGAGCAAGCAGTACAAAAATTGAACAATGCGACAAAAAAGGTAACCAACAAAAAGCCCAAGCAGCAAGTCACCTTTGACGCAAATGTACACGCTGCTGTTGAAAAGCTCCGTCGGAAGCTTAACACCCAAATCCGTGTCTTTCCTACCGCAAAAGGAGGAAAACTAGAGATAGAGTTTTACTCAGATGAAGACTTTGATCGAATTTATAAAATTCTCATGCAATGA